The Portunus trituberculatus isolate SZX2019 chromosome 19, ASM1759143v1, whole genome shotgun sequence genome contains a region encoding:
- the LOC123506338 gene encoding protein yippee-like 2 isoform X2: MDDELSWVSNGRVRVLECLAPWLCISAARPVGSVGSGAARHNQQEGQQEQQQQQEQHPGEPPAGWLRDTRTTPPDRSRRPHSAPAPITATMVKTFQAYLPSCHRTYSCIHCRAHLANHDELISKSFQGSQGRAYLFNSVVNVGCGPAEERVLLTGLHAVADIYCECCKTTLGWKYEHAFESSQKYKEGKYIIELAHMIKDNGWD, translated from the exons GCAGGGTGAGAGTGCTGGAGTGCCTGGCGCCGTGGCTGTGCATTAGCGCGGCTCGCCCGGTGGGCTCCGTGGGGTCGGGGGCGGCACGCCACAACCAGCAGGAGggccagcaggagcagcagcagcagcaggagcagcaccCAGGGGAGCCCCCGGCTGGCTGGCTCCGCGACACCAGGACCACGCCGCCCGACAGGTCCCGCCGCCCTCACTCCGCCCCCGcgcccatcaccgccaccatggTGAAGACCTTCCAG GCCTACCTGCCCTCCTGCCACAGAACGTACTCGTGCATCCACTGCCGGGCGCACCTTGCAAACCACGACGAACTCATATCCAAG tctTTTCAGGGCAGCCAAGGTCGGGCATACCTCTTCAACTCAGT GGTGAATGTTGGGTGCGGGCCAGCCGAGGAAAGAGTGCTTCTGACTGGTCTACATGCAGTGGCCGACATCTACTGTGAGTGCTGCAAGACCACGCTGGGCTGGAAATAT GAGCATGCATTTGAGTCCAGCCAGAAgtacaaggaaggaaagtacaTCATCGAGCTGGCCCACATGATTAAGGACAATGGTTGGGACTGA
- the LOC123506338 gene encoding protein yippee-like 2 isoform X1: MFAVPPRPVVPPVPNGASSHGPGRVRVLECLAPWLCISAARPVGSVGSGAARHNQQEGQQEQQQQQEQHPGEPPAGWLRDTRTTPPDRSRRPHSAPAPITATMVKTFQAYLPSCHRTYSCIHCRAHLANHDELISKSFQGSQGRAYLFNSVVNVGCGPAEERVLLTGLHAVADIYCECCKTTLGWKYEHAFESSQKYKEGKYIIELAHMIKDNGWD; encoded by the exons GCAGGGTGAGAGTGCTGGAGTGCCTGGCGCCGTGGCTGTGCATTAGCGCGGCTCGCCCGGTGGGCTCCGTGGGGTCGGGGGCGGCACGCCACAACCAGCAGGAGggccagcaggagcagcagcagcagcaggagcagcaccCAGGGGAGCCCCCGGCTGGCTGGCTCCGCGACACCAGGACCACGCCGCCCGACAGGTCCCGCCGCCCTCACTCCGCCCCCGcgcccatcaccgccaccatggTGAAGACCTTCCAG GCCTACCTGCCCTCCTGCCACAGAACGTACTCGTGCATCCACTGCCGGGCGCACCTTGCAAACCACGACGAACTCATATCCAAG tctTTTCAGGGCAGCCAAGGTCGGGCATACCTCTTCAACTCAGT GGTGAATGTTGGGTGCGGGCCAGCCGAGGAAAGAGTGCTTCTGACTGGTCTACATGCAGTGGCCGACATCTACTGTGAGTGCTGCAAGACCACGCTGGGCTGGAAATAT GAGCATGCATTTGAGTCCAGCCAGAAgtacaaggaaggaaagtacaTCATCGAGCTGGCCCACATGATTAAGGACAATGGTTGGGACTGA